From the genome of Pseudomonas yamanorum, one region includes:
- a CDS encoding RNA polymerase sigma factor, whose translation MQQKKVKPAERDMPITFEQQVVRVFLSSYNHESLRKFIRSRVMNPEDAEDLLQGTYVEALRNCNKFNGDSKPETWMFGIALNLIRSHFRRAYTRPPLCELDTLDMESNELAFDLDRQVDALRLLERTARATAALSPDMRRVLTVMLENPGNYHALAERLGIPIGTVRSRLSRARAMLRREVFT comes from the coding sequence ATGCAACAGAAAAAAGTAAAGCCCGCCGAGCGCGATATGCCGATTACATTTGAGCAACAGGTTGTTAGAGTTTTTTTATCCAGCTATAATCATGAAAGTTTGCGTAAGTTTATTCGCAGTCGCGTCATGAATCCCGAGGATGCGGAGGATCTGTTGCAGGGGACTTACGTGGAGGCACTGCGAAATTGCAATAAATTCAATGGCGATTCCAAGCCGGAAACATGGATGTTTGGCATTGCACTCAATTTAATTCGCAGTCATTTCCGTCGAGCGTATACGCGTCCTCCGCTGTGCGAGCTGGATACATTGGATATGGAATCGAATGAACTGGCGTTCGACTTGGATCGCCAGGTCGACGCGCTACGACTGTTAGAGCGTACGGCGCGCGCCACTGCGGCATTGTCGCCGGACATGCGTCGGGTGCTCACCGTGATGCTCGAAAATCCGGGTAACTACCATGCTCTAGCTGAACGCTTGGGCATTCCAATAGGAACGGTGCGCTCCCGCCTTTCTCGCGCGCGAGCCATGCTAAGGCGCGAAGTATTTACGTGA
- a CDS encoding HrpJ domain-containing protein yields MEEIAMVFSQHVERSSKALHQRRIQLPKLEQALPQIAAPEHLRPWCEQLSHLDASTVAQRLLAVQQLAERCTPVDRIVHLADGDPAQAHILLERLTEQAEANARKTEALRLRACLARLHKAHGAEITAGLNIGGALLAGLDDPTLRQSVLRLYYDKIVLKQSLVELLQQLLELFLEEHFETGLKVLRRALADDIASETPSRPSVRLRKLLAGLESAGQLSSLIHACRAVLARCPESVPYTPVTLSRRVVGLPLSGVNAFEAERLSKELNGGEHANQQQTLSTVYGLMRSLPLSLWSDLNHRQRSLAAIQTLFEDRSRI; encoded by the coding sequence ATGGAGGAAATCGCCATGGTCTTTAGCCAGCACGTAGAACGCAGTAGTAAGGCTCTGCATCAGCGTCGCATTCAACTGCCCAAACTGGAACAGGCCTTGCCTCAGATCGCGGCGCCGGAGCACTTAAGGCCCTGGTGTGAGCAGTTATCGCATCTGGATGCAAGTACAGTCGCTCAACGGCTGTTGGCGGTGCAGCAACTAGCTGAACGATGCACACCGGTGGATCGGATCGTCCATCTGGCCGACGGTGACCCAGCACAGGCCCATATACTACTGGAGCGACTGACCGAGCAAGCGGAGGCAAACGCGCGCAAAACTGAAGCACTGAGGCTCAGGGCTTGTCTCGCACGGTTGCACAAAGCCCATGGAGCCGAAATTACGGCGGGACTAAATATCGGCGGGGCGTTACTAGCAGGCCTAGACGACCCAACCTTACGGCAGTCCGTGCTTCGCCTGTATTACGACAAAATTGTGCTCAAACAATCATTGGTTGAGTTGTTACAGCAGCTACTTGAATTGTTCCTAGAAGAACATTTTGAAACTGGCTTGAAGGTTTTACGCCGCGCGTTGGCAGACGATATCGCCTCAGAAACGCCATCTCGACCCAGTGTAAGATTGCGCAAATTATTGGCCGGCTTGGAATCTGCCGGACAATTGTCAAGTTTAATTCACGCCTGTCGGGCCGTGCTGGCGCGCTGCCCAGAAAGCGTGCCCTACACCCCCGTGACCCTCAGCCGCCGCGTGGTGGGTTTGCCCCTCAGTGGCGTAAACGCGTTCGAAGCTGAACGTCTGAGCAAAGAACTCAATGGTGGTGAGCATGCGAATCAACAGCAGACTTTGTCCACGGTGTACGGACTGATGCGAAGCCTGCCGCTGAGTTTGTGGAGTGACCTGAATCATCGGCAGCGCTCCCTTGCGGCGATACAAACGCTGTTCGAAGACCGGTCGAGGATCTAG